Proteins from one Triticum aestivum cultivar Chinese Spring chromosome 7A, IWGSC CS RefSeq v2.1, whole genome shotgun sequence genomic window:
- the LOC123149525 gene encoding protein INVOLVED IN DE NOVO 2, giving the protein MEYSSDDDSDISDSEIDEYGAKIQARLLSGDLKFRNGDSYSCPFCTGRKNKDYNMQSLLQHSSGVGAAPNRPAKDKASHRALAKHLKNGVAKPSDPQQAQQIAVEPQQPQQIAVEPQPLPNRHEKFVWPWMGVLVNVPTEWKDGRQVGESGNRLKGELSQFCPLKVIPLWNFRGHTGNAIVEFAKNWNGFRNALAFEKYFEAGGCGRRDWKQNMNQGSKLCGWVARAEDYNFPGLIGDHLRKNADLKTIDDLENEGTRKNNKLVANLANQIEVKNKYLQELELRYNETTVSLEKMMGQREQRLQAYNEEIRKMQQLARRHSEKIIDENQNLRSELESKMSELNARSKELDDLAAKSSHDKSNLEQEKQKNAIKSNHLKLATAEQQRADEDVVKLVRDQKREKVAALNKILELEQQLEAKQTLELEIQQLKGKLEVMKHMPGHEDSVSKDKINELSEELQDKMDELDAMESLNQTLVIKESKSNTEMQEARKELENGLLNLPGGRAHIGIKRMGELDLKAVSNVLGQKLSKEDAEVTAAILCSKWEAEIKNPEWHPFRAVMVDGKEMERINADDAKLRELKDEHGEEIYSLVTKALREYNVNSTRYPVGELWNFREERKASLKEAVQVVLRQWRANRRKR; this is encoded by the exons ATGGAATACAGTTCAGATGACGATTCGGATATTAGCGATTCTGAGATTGACGAGTATGGAGCCAAAATTCAGGCCCGCCTGCTTTCAGGAGATTTAAAGTTCAGGAATGGTGATAGTTACAGCTGCCCATTCTGTACTGGCAGGAAGAATAAAGATTACAACATGCAAAGCCTTCTTCAGCATTCCTCAGGAGTAGGTGCAGCACCTAATCGACCGGCAAAAGATAAAGCATCGCACCGTGCCCTTGCCAAGCATTTGAAGAATGGCGTTGCTAAACCTTCTGACCCACAGCAGGCACAGCAAATTGCTGTAGAGCCGCAGCAGCCGCAGCAAATTGCTGTAGAGCCGCAGCCTCTTCCAAACAGACATGAGAAGTTTGTGTGGCCCTGGATGGGAGTTCTAGTTAATGTACCTACTGAATGGAAGGACGGGCGTCAAGTCGGAGAAAGTGGAAATCGTTTGAAGGGGGAATTATCGCAATTTTGCCCACTGAAGGTTATTCCATTATGGAATTTTCGAGGTCATACAGGGAATGCTATTGTTGAGTTTGCAAAAAACTGGAATGGTTTCAGAAATGCACTTGCGTTTGAAAAGTACTTTGAGGCAGGAGGTTGTGGCAGAAGGGACTGGAAGCAAAACATGAATCAAGGGTCAAAGCTTTGTGGATGGGTCGCAAGGGCTGAAGATTACAATTTTCCGGGGCTAATTGGGGACCACTTAAGGAAAAATGCTGACTTGAAAACTATCGATGATCTTGAGAATGAAGGAACgcgtaaaaataataaacttgtagctAATTTAGCTAACCAAATTGAGGTCAAGAATAAGTATTTACAGGAGCTTGAACTTAGATACAATGAGACAACTGTGTCACTTGAGAAAATGATggggcaaagggaacaacgtctcCAGGCATATAATGAAG AAATTCGGAAGATGCAGCAGCTAGCTCGCAGACATtctgaaaagatcatcgatgagaACCAAAATCTGCGTTCAGAACTGGAGTCGAAGATGAGTGAACTAAATGCAAGATCCAAAGAGCTTGATGACCTTGCTGCAAAAAGTTCTCATGACAAAAGTAATCTTGAGCAGGAGAAGCAGAAG AATGCTATTAAATCAAACCATCTTAAGTTGGCAACAGCGGAACAACAGAGAGCTGATGAGGATGTGGTGAAGCTTGTGAGAGATCAGAAG AGAGAGAAAGTTGCTGCTTTAAACAAGATCCTGGAGTTAGAACAGCAGTTGGAAGCAAAACAAACGCTTGAATTGGAAATACAGCAGCTGAAGGGCAAATTGGAAGTGATGAAGCATATGCCAGGTCATGAAGATTCAGTCTCGAAGGATAAAATCAATGAACTTAGTGAGGAGCTGCAAGATAAGATGGATGAACTGGATGCTATGGAGTCACTTAACCAAACTCTGGTTATTAAAGAAAGCAAAAGCAATACTGAGATGCAAGAAGCTCGGAAGGAGCTGGAAAAT GGCTTGCTTAATCTTCCAGGTGGCCGAGCACATATAGGGATCAAGAGAATGGGCGAGCTTGATCTGAAAGCAGTTTCAAATGTTCTCGGACAGAAGTTGTCGAAAGAGGATGCAGAAGTTACTGCTGCCATCCTTTGTTCAAAGTGGGAAGCCGAAATAAAGAATCCAGAATGGCACCCTTTTAGGGCTGTCATGGTTGATGGAAAGGAAATG GAAAGAATCAATGCTGACGACGCAAAGCTTCGAGAATTAAAAGATGAGCATGGCGAAGAAATATATTCGTTGGTGACCAAGGCGCTGCGTGAGTACAATGTTAACAGCACCAGGTATCCCGTAGGAGAGCTGTGGAACTTCAGGGAAGAACGGAAGGCGTCTCTCAAGGAAGCTGTCCAGGTGGTCCTGAGACAGTGGCGAGCCAACAGGAGGAAGCGTTGA